The sequence GGTCGCGACTCCGCGTTCGTCGCGTTCGAGCTCGCCGTACGCCCGGCTGAACGAACGCGCGCCGATCCGTGCCGGGTCGACGAAGTCGACCTCGGGCGCGGTCGGCCTGGCATCGAGCGGGAGCTTGGTCGAGCCGTCGGTGTCCATCACGGAGCCGGCGGGAAGATGGACGGTCCAGGTCTCGAGCGCTCCGTCGAGGCGCAGATACGGGTGGAAGCCGATGCCGAACGGGGCGATCGTGTCGCCGACGTTCTCCCACGTCGCGCTGCACCGCAGTGTGCCGTGTTCGACGCGGTAGGCGACCTCGAGGTGGATCTCGAACGGATAGCCGGGTTCGTCGGCGAGGTCGGTCGACAGGCGCACCGCGTGCTCGCCGTGCGCTTCGACGTGCCACTCCCGGTCGAAGACGAACCCGTGGATCGCGTGTCCGAACGCGTGATCGTTGACCGGGAGCCGGTGCTGCACGCCGTCGAACCGGTAGGCGGCGTCCGCGACGCGGTTCGGCCACGGCGCGAGGACCGCGCCGTGATGGCCCCGCGAGGGTTCGACCGCGTAGGGTGCGGAGAGCACCTCGACCGCGCCGTGACGCACACGGTGCAGCGTGGCGCCGGTCGGCGAGACGAGGCAGCTGAGCTCCTCGTCGCCGATCTCGAGGAGCCTCGGGTCGCTCACGGCGACGATTCCTCGGGGCGCACGCCGTACGCGGCACGGGCGACGCGCCCGGCGGTGACCCGCGCCTCTCTGCCGAGATCGGCGAGCCGACCCTTCATCCGGTACTTGGGTCCATAGATCGAGACGGCGGCGAGGGGACTTCCGTTGCGGTCTCTGACGACCGCCGCGAGTCGTTCGACGTCGTCGGTGCGCCGGATCCAGACGTAGCCGCGCGACTGCGCGAGGTCGATCTCGCGCGCCCATTCGTCGTGACCCAGCCGAACCTCGGGATGCTCGACCTCGGCGTCGGCGAGCTCGTCGATGAGGCGATGCTGCTCGGCGACGGGCAGGGCGAACATGATGGCGCGGCCTGCCGCGGTCGCGTAGAGCGGCGCGGTGTTGCCCACATGGGGGACCATCCTGAACGGATGTTCCGGATCGAACTGGTCGATGCTCACGGTATGCGACCGCTGGCGGATCGTGAGGATGACCGTCTCGTCGACGCGGTCCCGCAGGTCCACGAGGTGCGGCCGGGCGATCTCGCTCAGGTTGTACTGCTGGCGGAAACCCTTGGCGAGCCCGAGCACCCGGCCGGTCAGCACCACGCGCCGGCTCTCCACGCGCGCCACGAGCCCGAGGTCCGCGAGCGTCGCGATCAGGCGCGAGACCGAGCTCTTGTCGATGCCGGTGAGTTCGCTCAGCTCCGTGACGGTCAGGCCGCCGCGTGCCTCCGCGACCGCCTCGAGGATCCGGACGCCTCGCGCGAGCGCTCTGTGCCTGCTGTCTTCCATCGCTACTTCCCGGTCGACGACATGATGCGCTCGACGTCCTCCCGCATGCCGGAGGCCACGGGGCCGTCGTCGACGCCCCCGACCGCCTCGATCGCGTTCCGGAACGGCGCGGCGACCTCGAACGCGTCGTACGCCGGAGCGTAGTCCAACTTCGCCCGGGCCTTGTCGATCGGCAGCCGCGAGAACCGGTTGCCGCTGACGGCGTTGTAGATCTGGAACCCGGAGCGGTCCGCGTCGATCACGGCGGCGAGCAGCTGGAACAGATCCTCGGGCGCGCAGTAGTCGCGAAGCATCCAGCCGGCCCGGTCGTCGGCGAGCCGTTCGGGATCCTGGAACGCGCCGATGCGCAGCGCCGTGAAGGACACGCCCTCCGTGGCCGCGACATACGCGCCGAGCGCCTCGCCGAAGCACTTGGTGACGCCGTACAGGTCTCCGGGCCGCACGGGATCGGTCTCGCGGACCTGCAGCTGGGGTTCGTATCCCGTGACGACGTGGACCGACGAGCCGTAGATCACGTGCCGGCACCCGGCGGCGACGGCGGCCGCGACGACGTTGTACGTGCCCACGATGTTGACGGGCAGCAGGGTCGACCAGAGCGACGCCGGCCGGCGTTCGCCCCCGAGGTGGATCACGGTGTCGATGCCGCGCATGGCCTCGCCGACCGCCTCGAGATCGGTGAGGTCGGCTTCGACGAGCCGGCCCCATGCCGCATGCGCCTCGGTGAACCGTCCGGGGAGGTCGAGCAGCGTGAGGTCGTAGACGCCCGAGACCCGTTCGGCGAAGCGCGTCGCGATGTTGCCGGCCCCGCCCGTGATGAGCACCGAGCGCGGAGCGGTCATCGGTCGCCCCCTTCGAGCACCCGCACGGCGACGTCGTGCGGGTCGATCCGCACACCGTCCCGTTCGGCGGGCTCGTCGGTCCGGTTCCAGAACACGTCGAGGGCGTCGGTGTCGGTCTCGTACCGCACGTGGTGCAGCGGGCCGTCGTCGACGAGCCGGAACGCCCCCTCGGCGAACGGCCGCGCGTGAGCCGTCCGGATGGCGATGAGCTTGCCGACCCGGGCGGCGTAGCCGGGATAGGCCTCGATGCTGCGCCGGGACCGGTGGATCGCGACATCGAACGTGAGATTGTGCACGAACGCGTGGTTGAGCTGATCCTCCCAGCCGACGCGCTCGTCCTGGATCAGGCGGTTCGACACCACCGGCTCGGGGAAGACCGTGCGGAAGAGCGCAGCGAACGCCTCGGGGCCGTCCTGGAATCCGAAGCCCCAGCCGTGGTGGTAGTTCAGGTGCCCGATCATGCAGTCGGCCATCCCCTCGGACCCCAGACTGCGCGCGCCGGCCGCGTCGCGGATCGCGCGCAGGGTCTCGGCGCGGTACCGGCCCTCGATGCCGGTGCGCTCGCCGTGCTCGTGCGAGGCGTCGTAGCAGGGCCACGCGGCCAGGTGATAGGCGGTCTGATCGAAGAAGACTGCCTCGGTGCCGAGGCTCGCCTGGAGCCGGGCCACCTCGGCCATCTTCTCGCGCCATTCGGGAGCGCCGTGGCACGCCATGGTGAAGTGCCCCGGCGAGAACAGTCGCAGTGTCTGGGACTCGCGCGCGAAGTCGTAGCCCGCGACGTAGTCGAGGCCGTCTGCGTCCTTCTTCGTGACCCGGGGGCCGTGCTCGGCGGCGTAGGGCGTGGTGCGATCGATCAGGTTGCCGTTGGCGTAGAGCGAGATGAACCCGCCGCGCGACCGGATCTCGCGGATCGCCCGCGCGAACTCCTCGGCGCCGCCGAGCTCGTCATCGGGTTCGTAGTCGGGGTAGCCGCGATCGAAGCCCGCCTTCCACCAGCCGAAGAGCAGGATGCCGTCGAGACCGTACCGGCGTCCCTCCTCGAAGAGGTCCACCAGGTCGGTGTAGCGGTAGTTGATCTGACCGAACTGGTGGCGCAGGATGATCCGCTGCCACCCTTCGAGTTTCGTCGTGTCCGGGTGCGGCCCCGTGTACCAGCGCTCCGCCCAGCTGCGGTAGAAGGCGGCGCCGTCGCGCCAGGTCCCGTCGAAGCGGCGCAGCACGACCGGCCCGGCCTGTGCGTGGGCGCGGCCTGAGGGCGTGACCGCGGCGAGCCAGAGCTCGTTCGGCCCGCCGCGAGGCGGGACGCCGGCGCTCAGCACCACCGAGCTGAACTCCGGGTCGTGCCGGCCGAGGTAGAGGAAGGTGCCGTCGCGTTCGACGCCCTGCCACGGCATGCTCAACTCGCCCGGGTAGGCGATCGGTTCCCAGGTGCCGGCTCCGTCGTCGACCATGTACTCGGTGTGCACCTCGGCGAGCCGCGCTCTCGGCCGCTCCGTCTTCCGGCCGAGGCCCTCTGCGCGATAGAGCACCTCGTCGGCGGAGGCGGTCCGCTCGGCGAGCTCGACGATCGGCACCGCGAGCTCGCGGACGGTGACGCCGGGGCCGGCGTCCGCCGTCGCCGAGAACTCGAGACCGCCGTCCTCGCCCGCGCGGATCTCGACCGTCACGGACACGTCGAGGACGTCCCCGTCGGCCGTGCGCACCGTCTCATAGGCGATCCGGAGCCCGTCGTCGAGCCGGGTCACGGTGCCGCGCTGGTCCTCCGAGTGCACGGGCACGTCCCGGTCGCGACCGTGCACCGCGCTCAGCGTCCAGAACCGGCCGCGCTCGGCGGTGAGCACCGCGTCGTCGCGCAGCTCGGCGCGGCCGGTTTCCTCGTCGTAGAGGAAGGTGAGACCGCCCGCCGCCGTGGCGGGCCGTGAAGTGAGAGCCATGCGGAGGATGCTAGGGATGAGGTGCAGCTACAGCAAATGAGTTGCCGTATCGGCACCAACTCCGGTTGAGATGCCGTATTGACATCAGGTTTGCCAGGGGCGAGCGCGGTTGTCTAGCGTGTGCCGCGGACCCAGAGGAGGAACCGGTGATCGATGGTCGTCAGCACCACGACGAGCGTGCAGCCGCCCGTGAGCGCATCGCGCCCGGCTACACCCAGCAGGACTCGCTTCCACCCGTTCCCTGGGACGACGGCGAGGGCGTCCGCATCAGCGGGCTCGACGTCTTCGTCGTCGCGCCGGACGGCGTGAACCTCGTCGTCGTGCGGGTCCGCACGACGACCGACGGGCTCGTGGGCTGGGGGTGCGCCACGTTCACGCAGCGCGCCTTCGCCGTGGCATCCGTCATCGAGACGTATCTCGCTCCGCTCGTGACGGGACGGTCCGTGCACGACATCACCGACGTCTGGCTGACGACGACGGTCGACTCCTACTGGCGCGGCGGCCCCGTGCTCAACAGCGCGCTCTCGGGGATCGACCAGGCGCTCTGGGACATCAAGGGGAAGCTCGCCGGCGTTCCCGTCTGGCAGCTGCTCGGCGGTCGCGTGCGGACCGTGGCGGAGGCCTACACCCATGCGTCCGGCCGTGACGTCGCGGAGCTCGCCGATCAGGTCGAGCAGTGCATCGAGGCCGGGTACCGTCACGTGCGCTGTCAGATCACGGTCCCGGGCACCGCGACGTATGGCGCGGCACAGCAGTCGAGTCGCGACGTGTTCTGGGATCCCGACGCGTACGTCCGTCTTCTGCCCCGGGTCTTCGAGGGGCTCGCCGAGCGATTCGGCGGCCGCGTGCGCCTGATCCACGACATCCACGAGCGACTCGCGCCGGCCGATGCCGTCGGGCTCGTCCGCGCGCTCGAGCCGTACGACCTGCTGTTCGTGGAGGACCCGGTGGCGCCGGAGGACGTCGAATGGCTGCGGCGGATCCGCGAGTCGACGACCGTGCCCCTCGCCTTCGGCGAGCTGATCACGGACCCGGCGCGGTACCTCCCGCTCATGTCGGAGCGGCTGATCGACTTCGTGCGCTGCCACATCTCGGCGATCGGCGGCCTGACCCCGGCGATCCGGCTCGCGTCGCTCGCGGAGGCGTACGGCGTCCGCACCGCCTGGCACGGCCCCCGCGACGTGTCGCCGATCGGCCACGCGGCCAACCTCGCCCTCGACATCGCGTCGCCGGCATTCGGCATCCACGAGCACTTCGAGTTCTCCGACGCCGCGCGCGAACTGTTCCCGGGGACCCCGGTGACCGTGGACGGCGCGCTCGCCCCGACCGAGGGCGCCGGGCTCGGCGTCGAGCTCGACGAGCGTGGAGCGGCGGCACACCCCCCTGTCTCAGCCACGACGAACTGGCACTACAGCCGAGTCCGTCGACGTGACGGCGCTTCGCAGCGTCCGTGACCCGAGACCGCACCCGCGGTCGCACACCCTGAAGGAAGGAAATCGCAATGAGGCGTCCTCTCATCGGCATCGGCGCGGCGGCGGCAGCGCTCGTCGTGCTGGCCGGCTGCGGCACCGGCGGCACCGGCCCGCAGTCGCAGACCACGGCAGACGACATCAGCACGGAGATGACCGACGAACCGGTCACGCTCACGATCTCCTACGCGAGCGACCCACCGATCACGCCGTTGGTCGAAGGGTTCACCGAGCTGTACCCCAACGTGACCATCGAACTCGTGCAGACCCCGTTCGCCGACTACCAGACGAGCCTCAAGCTCGCACTCGGCTCGGACGACGCACCCGACATCGTGCAGTACAGCCCCGGCCCGATGCGCTCCATCGTGCCGGCGGGACTCGTCGAGAAGCTCGACGGCTACGCCGATGCCTACGGCTGGCGAGACCAGGTCGACCCGTCGTTGCTCGGCATGCTGACCTCGAACGAGACCGCGACCGAGTACGGCACCGGCGACCTGTACGCCGTCCCCGGCGCGATTCAGCTCATCGGCGTCTTCTACAACAAGGGACTCGTGGACGCCGCCGGGATCGAGGGGATCCCGGAGACGCTCGCGGACTTCGAGGCGGATCTGGCGGCCGTGCAGGCGAGCGGCGTGAGCGCGCCCGTCGCGATGCCGGCCTTCGGGATCGGAGGCTTCCAGTTGTGGGGCGCGCTGGCGAGCGTCCTCGGTGACGTCGACGAGTTCAACGCGTGGGTCTACGGCAAGGACGGCGCGACCCTCACCGAGAACCCGGGCTTCACGGAGGCTGCCGCCCTCGTCCAGGAGTGGGCCGCCGCGGGCTACTTCACGTCCGGCGCGGCGGCCGTCGCCGACGCCGACGCGATCTCCGCGTTCCAGACCGGCCAGAACGCGTACTACGTGACGGGCAACTGGAACACCAAGGTGTTCGACGAGGCGCTCGGCGACGACCTCGGCTTCTTCCTCCTGCCCGGCGCGTCGGCGTCGACGCCCGCGGTGGCGACCGCGTCCGGCTTCCCGTACTCGATCTCCTCGCGATCGGAGCACAAGAACGTCGCGGCGGCGTTCCTGAACTTCATCGTCGGGCAGGACGCGGCCGCGGGGGTCGTCGAGAGCGGGTTCGTGCCCGTGACCCCGAACGCGTCGGACGGCGCAACCGGAGTGCCGGCGACGATCCAGGACGCGTACCTCAGTGTGATCGACGGCGGCGGGACCGCGCCGTTCGCCAACTGGGCGACCAGCTCGATGATCGACACACTCACCTCCGGTGCCCAGGGCCTCATCAACGGGACGACCACACCCGAGGCCTTCGTCGAATCGCTGCAGGCCGACTGGGAGTCGAACCGGCCGTGACCCAGGCGCTGATCGGGAGCGAGCGCGCGAGCGCGCGCTCGCTCCCCAAGCGGAGATCACGCAGGAAGCTCCGCGCCTTCCTCTACATCCTGCCGGCCGCGGCCGTGTACGTCGGGTTCAGCATCTGGCCGGCGCTCAACACGGTGTACTACTCGGTGCTGAAGTGGGACGGGCTGAACGCCGGGACCTGGGTCGGCCTCGACAATTACGTCAACGTCTTCGCCGACCCCAAGCTCGCCGGATCGGTGCTGCACAGCATTGTGCTCGTGTTCTTCTTCGCGGTCCTGCCGATCATCATCGGCCTGCTGCTCACGGGCCTGCTCATGGGCCGCGGCACGCGTGGCATGACGGCCTTCCGGGTGATCTACTTCCTCCCGCAGGTGGTTCCGCTCGTCGCCGTCGGCGTGACCTGGCGCTGGATCTTCGCCGACGACGGCATCGTCAACGTCGTCCTGCGAGCCATCGGCCTGGGCGCCTTCGCACAGCCCTGGCTCGCGCAGAACGAGACCGCGCTCATCGCGATCGGCATCGTCGGCACGTGGTGCATGACGGGCCTGTGCATGATGCTCTTCATCAGCGGCGCACAGAAGATCGACAGCTCCCTGCTCGAAGCCGCCTCGATGGACGGCGCGGGCGCGTTCCGCAGGTTCCTCGCGGTGGTGCTGCCCGGGCTCAGGGGCGAGATCTCGATCGCCGCGGTCATCACGACGATCGCCGCGCTCGCGAGCTTCGACCTCATCTACGTCACCACCGGCGGCGGGCCGCAGGATGCGACGACGGTGCCGGGCCTGCTCGTGTACCGACTCGCGTTCAGCTACAACCAGGTCGGCCAGGCGGCCGCGCTCGCGATCGTGCTCACCGTCCTCATCCTCGTCTTCGTGACGATCATCCGACGCGCCACGAGGGAGAAGGCATGAGACCGTCGCGATCCATCCTCGCCGTCCGCCACATCGTCCTGATCGTCTTCGCGGTCGCGTTCCTGGTGCCGTTCGTGGGCATCGTCGCGGCCGCGTTCGCGAACAGCAATCCGACCGAAGAGGGCGTCACGCTCGAGAACTTCGCCCAGGCGTGGGTCGAGGGGCGGTTCAACGACCTCCTCTTCTCGAGCCTGGTGATCGTCGCGCTCGTCGTGCCGACGACGGTCGTGCTCTCGGTGTTCGCGGGGTACGGCCTGGCGGTGCTCACCCCGCCGGGCAACCGCTGGATCACGGGTGCGTTCGTGCTCGGCCTGACCCTGCCGACCGAGCTCGTGATCATCGCGCTGTACTACAACCTGGACTCGGCGGGGCTGACGAACAACTACCTCGGCATCGCGCTCGCCGAGATCGCCCTGTTCCTGCCGTTCGGCATCTTCTGGATGCACACGCACTTCAGTGGCATCCCGAGGGAGATCGTCGAGTCCGGGAGGATCGACGGCGCCAGCGATCTGCGCGTGCTGCTCCGGCTGCTGATGCCGATCTCGGTGCCGGCCCTCACGACGCTCGCGGTGCTGTTCTTCGTGTGGGCGTGGAACCAGTTCCTCATCGTGCTGGTCCTCATGCAGAGTCCCGCGAAGCGCACGGCCACCGCCGGACTCGGGTACTTCGTGGGTGAGTTCTCGACGAACGTCCCGCTGCTCTCGGCCGCGTCGATCATCGTGATCGCGCCGGTTGTGATCGTGTACCTGATCTTCCAGCGCAGCTTCGTCGATGGCATCACGCAGGGCGCGGTGAAGGGCTGACGACGCCGATCGCCGACGCACCGCGCCCGGTCGTCACCCGGTGCGGTGCGCGCCCGGCGGCACGTGCCCGCCGAACAGGTGCGTGACGGTGACGAGCGTGAAGCCGCGATCGCGCAAGCCGTCCACGATGGCGGGGGCGGCGTCGACGGATGCCTCGTGCGTGTCGTGGAACAGGACGATGCTGCCCGGCCGGGAGCCGTCGACCGCGGTCGCGATGAGTTCCTCGACCGTGCGGCCTCGCCAGTCGTTCGTGTCGACGTCCCAGAGGATGGCCGGCAGGCCGGCCGCGTCGAGCACGGCCTGGTTCCACTCGCCATACGGCGGGCGGAACATGGTCACGGGTCGGCCCGTGAGCTCGCTGATCGCCTTCGCCGATCCCCGGACCTCCTCCGTCACCTGCTCGGGCGTGAGCTTCGGCAGCTGGGGGTGGCTCCACGTGTGCGTGGCGATCTCGTGGCCCTCGTCGAGGGCGCGGTGCACGAGATCGGCGCGCGCACGCGCCGCACCGGCCATGACGAAGAACGTGGCGGGCGCGCCTCGTTCTCGCAGGTCGTCGAGGAGGCGCTCGGTGAGGCCGGTCGGACCGTCGTCGTACGTGAGCGCGACACACGGCACGAGCGTGCAGTCGACCCCGTCCGCGGGGGGCGCCGACGGCCCCGAGAATGGCTCGGACGCCGAACCGGTGAACGCGAGGCCCGTCTCGGACGCCGTCTCGGCGAGCAGGTCGCCGCGCACGACGACGGACGTCGGCTCTGCGGTCGCCTCGAGGCCGAGCGCGAGGAGCTCCGGCGAGGTCACGCCGGGCGGGACCACGATCCCGAGCCCCCCGTCGACCGTGACGACGGGATGATCGAGCGCGGCATCAATGAGCCCGAGCTGCCCGGCGTCGGGCTGGGCGAGCGGTGCGGTGCTCAAGGCGCCGGCGTCCCGGCGCATCCGCTCGGCCACCTCCAGCCAGATGCGCTCGGCCGCACCGTCGAGCCAGAGCTCACGACCCTCGGTGACGCTGCCGGTCCCGGTATCCGCATAGAGCGTGACCAGGGTGTCCGACGTCGCGCCGTCGGTCGCCGTCCCCGCGACGGTCCGGATGGTCTGGCCCGCGATCGAGCCGAACGCCGCGATCGCATCGCAGGCGATCGCGACGCCCGTGCCGCCCGCCGGCCCGGTCCTCAGGTCCGCGAGGACGTCGGCGGCCGGCCAGCGGGACGAGCCGGTGACACAGCCGCGCTCGCCGAGGCCGGCGCCGGATGCGAAGACCTCTGGCCGGTACTCGACGCCGGCCTGCATCTCCGCCTGCGCGATGGCGCCACGCACGAGTGCGTCCACGCGTGTGTTGAACGCGTGCATGCCGGGGAGGAGCGCGAAGCGCGCCTGGACGCGGACCTCGTCATTGCGCAGGCGCTGGCCCGGGTAGGGCCATTCAGGAGCAGCGGATGCCTCGGGCGAGAGCGAGAGCTCAGGTGACGCCGCGGCGGCCGGCGGCCGCCAGGACCCGACCGCCGTGTCGCTCGGTCGGATCGCGCAGGCGGCGAGCGTGCTCGAGAGCGCGACGACGAGCAGGGCCGCGGTGACGCGCCCACCGGGTCGGCGTTCCGGTTCGGCGCTCATCCGGGACGGATCGTCTCGAGGAGGGCCGCGAGCGCGGTGCGGTACTCGGCGAGGTCGACGGCGCTGCCCGCGCGCACCGTGAGCGCGACGCTGCCCGACGGCGTGCCGACGACTGCGAGCAGGCCGTGTTCGGCCTCGATGTGGCGGAGCTCGAGACCCGAGGCGAGCGTCTCGATTCGGATCGCGGCGGCCGGGCCGTGGTCGGCGCCGGACGCCTCGCCGCCGGTGCCGGCCGTGTCGCCGTCGACGGTCTGATCGCCGGAGCCGCCGGAGCCGCCGGGGCCGGGCATCCCGCTCACCGGGGTGTCGGCGGCTCCGCCGATCAGCTGGGCGACCGCGGCCTCCGCCGCGTCGGGGACGAGCTCGAGCTCGATCGTCAGCGCCTGGTCGGGGGCCACGAGGTCGACGGTGGAGTCCGAGCCGAAACGTGGGTGCACGACCCATCCGTCACCCGGTGTGAAGGCGACGTCGTCGCCGTCCCGGTGCAGCACCACTCGCTCGATGCCGTCGGCGATGCGCGGCTCGGTCTCGGCGATCACCCAGGGCACGACGATCGCGGTGGCCGCCGCGATCGCGCCGACGACCGCGACCGAGATCGCGAGGATCCAGATCGTGCGCGTCCGTCGGCGTCGCGGCATGCCCACGCTCCCTTCGCCGACGCGCTGCTCCGCGCTGTGCTGCGCGAGCATCGTCAGCGTAGTGGGTGATCATCTCCGGTTCGGCGACAGTGACGGGAACTACCCGGTGTGTCCGGAGGACCGCTGAGCACCCCCTCGCGACCACTGAGAGCTTAAGCGCTTAATG is a genomic window of Agromyces protaetiae containing:
- a CDS encoding aldose epimerase family protein, with the protein product MSDPRLLEIGDEELSCLVSPTGATLHRVRHGAVEVLSAPYAVEPSRGHHGAVLAPWPNRVADAAYRFDGVQHRLPVNDHAFGHAIHGFVFDREWHVEAHGEHAVRLSTDLADEPGYPFEIHLEVAYRVEHGTLRCSATWENVGDTIAPFGIGFHPYLRLDGALETWTVHLPAGSVMDTDGSTKLPLDARPTAPEVDFVDPARIGARSFSRAYGELERDERGVATVQVASRTRRITITCSSAFRWVQLFTADLPEPGLRRAGLAVEPQTCPPNAFATGADLVRLAPRERGAGWWSLRPELAP
- a CDS encoding IclR family transcriptional regulator, whose protein sequence is MEDSRHRALARGVRILEAVAEARGGLTVTELSELTGIDKSSVSRLIATLADLGLVARVESRRVVLTGRVLGLAKGFRQQYNLSEIARPHLVDLRDRVDETVILTIRQRSHTVSIDQFDPEHPFRMVPHVGNTAPLYATAAGRAIMFALPVAEQHRLIDELADAEVEHPEVRLGHDEWAREIDLAQSRGYVWIRRTDDVERLAAVVRDRNGSPLAAVSIYGPKYRMKGRLADLGREARVTAGRVARAAYGVRPEESSP
- a CDS encoding NAD-dependent epimerase/dehydratase family protein, with the protein product MTAPRSVLITGGAGNIATRFAERVSGVYDLTLLDLPGRFTEAHAAWGRLVEADLTDLEAVGEAMRGIDTVIHLGGERRPASLWSTLLPVNIVGTYNVVAAAVAAGCRHVIYGSSVHVVTGYEPQLQVRETDPVRPGDLYGVTKCFGEALGAYVAATEGVSFTALRIGAFQDPERLADDRAGWMLRDYCAPEDLFQLLAAVIDADRSGFQIYNAVSGNRFSRLPIDKARAKLDYAPAYDAFEVAAPFRNAIEAVGGVDDGPVASGMREDVERIMSSTGK
- a CDS encoding DUF6259 domain-containing protein yields the protein MALTSRPATAAGGLTFLYDEETGRAELRDDAVLTAERGRFWTLSAVHGRDRDVPVHSEDQRGTVTRLDDGLRIAYETVRTADGDVLDVSVTVEIRAGEDGGLEFSATADAGPGVTVRELAVPIVELAERTASADEVLYRAEGLGRKTERPRARLAEVHTEYMVDDGAGTWEPIAYPGELSMPWQGVERDGTFLYLGRHDPEFSSVVLSAGVPPRGGPNELWLAAVTPSGRAHAQAGPVVLRRFDGTWRDGAAFYRSWAERWYTGPHPDTTKLEGWQRIILRHQFGQINYRYTDLVDLFEEGRRYGLDGILLFGWWKAGFDRGYPDYEPDDELGGAEEFARAIREIRSRGGFISLYANGNLIDRTTPYAAEHGPRVTKKDADGLDYVAGYDFARESQTLRLFSPGHFTMACHGAPEWREKMAEVARLQASLGTEAVFFDQTAYHLAAWPCYDASHEHGERTGIEGRYRAETLRAIRDAAGARSLGSEGMADCMIGHLNYHHGWGFGFQDGPEAFAALFRTVFPEPVVSNRLIQDERVGWEDQLNHAFVHNLTFDVAIHRSRRSIEAYPGYAARVGKLIAIRTAHARPFAEGAFRLVDDGPLHHVRYETDTDALDVFWNRTDEPAERDGVRIDPHDVAVRVLEGGDR
- a CDS encoding enolase C-terminal domain-like protein, encoding MIDGRQHHDERAAARERIAPGYTQQDSLPPVPWDDGEGVRISGLDVFVVAPDGVNLVVVRVRTTTDGLVGWGCATFTQRAFAVASVIETYLAPLVTGRSVHDITDVWLTTTVDSYWRGGPVLNSALSGIDQALWDIKGKLAGVPVWQLLGGRVRTVAEAYTHASGRDVAELADQVEQCIEAGYRHVRCQITVPGTATYGAAQQSSRDVFWDPDAYVRLLPRVFEGLAERFGGRVRLIHDIHERLAPADAVGLVRALEPYDLLFVEDPVAPEDVEWLRRIRESTTVPLAFGELITDPARYLPLMSERLIDFVRCHISAIGGLTPAIRLASLAEAYGVRTAWHGPRDVSPIGHAANLALDIASPAFGIHEHFEFSDAARELFPGTPVTVDGALAPTEGAGLGVELDERGAAAHPPVSATTNWHYSRVRRRDGASQRP
- a CDS encoding ABC transporter substrate-binding protein, giving the protein MRRPLIGIGAAAAALVVLAGCGTGGTGPQSQTTADDISTEMTDEPVTLTISYASDPPITPLVEGFTELYPNVTIELVQTPFADYQTSLKLALGSDDAPDIVQYSPGPMRSIVPAGLVEKLDGYADAYGWRDQVDPSLLGMLTSNETATEYGTGDLYAVPGAIQLIGVFYNKGLVDAAGIEGIPETLADFEADLAAVQASGVSAPVAMPAFGIGGFQLWGALASVLGDVDEFNAWVYGKDGATLTENPGFTEAAALVQEWAAAGYFTSGAAAVADADAISAFQTGQNAYYVTGNWNTKVFDEALGDDLGFFLLPGASASTPAVATASGFPYSISSRSEHKNVAAAFLNFIVGQDAAAGVVESGFVPVTPNASDGATGVPATIQDAYLSVIDGGGTAPFANWATSSMIDTLTSGAQGLINGTTTPEAFVESLQADWESNRP
- a CDS encoding carbohydrate ABC transporter permease, whose protein sequence is MTQALIGSERASARSLPKRRSRRKLRAFLYILPAAAVYVGFSIWPALNTVYYSVLKWDGLNAGTWVGLDNYVNVFADPKLAGSVLHSIVLVFFFAVLPIIIGLLLTGLLMGRGTRGMTAFRVIYFLPQVVPLVAVGVTWRWIFADDGIVNVVLRAIGLGAFAQPWLAQNETALIAIGIVGTWCMTGLCMMLFISGAQKIDSSLLEAASMDGAGAFRRFLAVVLPGLRGEISIAAVITTIAALASFDLIYVTTGGGPQDATTVPGLLVYRLAFSYNQVGQAAALAIVLTVLILVFVTIIRRATREKA
- a CDS encoding carbohydrate ABC transporter permease, yielding MRPSRSILAVRHIVLIVFAVAFLVPFVGIVAAAFANSNPTEEGVTLENFAQAWVEGRFNDLLFSSLVIVALVVPTTVVLSVFAGYGLAVLTPPGNRWITGAFVLGLTLPTELVIIALYYNLDSAGLTNNYLGIALAEIALFLPFGIFWMHTHFSGIPREIVESGRIDGASDLRVLLRLLMPISVPALTTLAVLFFVWAWNQFLIVLVLMQSPAKRTATAGLGYFVGEFSTNVPLLSAASIIVIAPVVIVYLIFQRSFVDGITQGAVKG
- a CDS encoding polysaccharide deacetylase family protein, which gives rise to MSAEPERRPGGRVTAALLVVALSSTLAACAIRPSDTAVGSWRPPAAAASPELSLSPEASAAPEWPYPGQRLRNDEVRVQARFALLPGMHAFNTRVDALVRGAIAQAEMQAGVEYRPEVFASGAGLGERGCVTGSSRWPAADVLADLRTGPAGGTGVAIACDAIAAFGSIAGQTIRTVAGTATDGATSDTLVTLYADTGTGSVTEGRELWLDGAAERIWLEVAERMRRDAGALSTAPLAQPDAGQLGLIDAALDHPVVTVDGGLGIVVPPGVTSPELLALGLEATAEPTSVVVRGDLLAETASETGLAFTGSASEPFSGPSAPPADGVDCTLVPCVALTYDDGPTGLTERLLDDLRERGAPATFFVMAGAARARADLVHRALDEGHEIATHTWSHPQLPKLTPEQVTEEVRGSAKAISELTGRPVTMFRPPYGEWNQAVLDAAGLPAILWDVDTNDWRGRTVEELIATAVDGSRPGSIVLFHDTHEASVDAAPAIVDGLRDRGFTLVTVTHLFGGHVPPGAHRTG